Proteins encoded in a region of the Drosophila gunungcola strain Sukarami chromosome 3L unlocalized genomic scaffold, Dgunungcola_SK_2 000005F, whole genome shotgun sequence genome:
- the LOC128259316 gene encoding LOW QUALITY PROTEIN: uncharacterized protein LOC128259316 (The sequence of the model RefSeq protein was modified relative to this genomic sequence to represent the inferred CDS: inserted 1 base in 1 codon): MPNSRCAAVNGRLFLGLAADSTVCVVHTKWNIPRHHHSIQNGTPCSKSMNLHCLPAKIDGDGEPNVEDYLNRICDYLNRXLRGYPLTGDKLKVPEGYRGLVIQETEKTINESSDRQLRLTGVCEEFTYWNYDKVPSNGDVYRQGLLLAGVAQALLKHISEQDLEAEIARNKGGPP; the protein is encoded by the exons ATGCCCAACTCGCGA TGTGCCGCTGTAAACGGAAGATTGTTCCTTGGCCTTGCGGCTGATTCAACTG TTTGTGTTGTCCACACTAAGTGGAATATTCCACGACATCATCACTCTATTCAGAATGGAACGCCATGCAG CAAGTCCATGAATCTGCACTGTCTGCCAGCCAAAATAGACGGCGATGGCGAGCCAAATGTGGAGGACTACCTTAACCGAATTTGCGACTACCTTAACC ATTTGCGCGGATATCCTTTGACGGGGGATAAGCTCAAAGTGCCAGAAGGATATCGTGGACTAGTTATCCAGGAAACAGAGAAGACCATCAACGAATCGTCCGACAGACAGCTGCGTCTCACGGGAGTTTGCGAAGAGTTTACCTACTGGAACTACGATAAGGTGCCCTCAAATGGCGATGTCTACCGACAGGGGCTTCTTCTGGCGGGTGTGGCCCAGGCT CTCTTAAAACACATCAGTGAGCAGGATCTAGAAGCAGAAATAGCAAGGAATAAAGGGGGACCGCCATAA
- the LOC128259165 gene encoding PHD finger protein rhinoceros produces the protein MSQRGKRGNQHHHQSHHPPPLQQQRKDVEPPPTKRRKGRPPNGATTTGVESGAGAAVAGSERVPVLPLSNSKHEQQGEPELEAGGGEGRVAAGAGSTSKSKSTKLAKSASKCKSQGASSSSSWQARSVADIKMSSIYNRSSTEAPAELYRKDLISAMKLPDSEPLANYEYLIVTDQWKQEWEKGVQVPVNPDSLPEPCVYVLPDPVVSPAHDFKLPKNRYLRITKDEHYSPDLHYLTNVVALAENTCAYDIDPIDEAWLRLYNGDRAQCGAFPINATQFERVIEELEVRCWEQIQVILKQEEGLGIEFDENVICDVCRSPDSEEANEMVFCDNCNICVHQACYGITAIPSGQWLCRTCSMGIKPDCVLCPNKGGAMKSNKSGKHWAHVSCALWIPEVSIGCVDRMEPITKISSIPQSRWSLICVLCRKRVGSCIQCSVKPCKTAYHVTCAFQHGLEMRAIIEEGNAEDGVKLRSYCQKHSMSKGKKESAGNHGGGSASVASAMHKANRYGCGAGGAADDVSNAYGTTGEDWRRRKNHRKTELTSEERNQARAQRLQEVEAEFDMHVNVNDISCHLFDVDDDAIVAIYNYWKLKRKSRHNRELIPPKSEDVEMIARKQEQQDMENHKLVVHLRQDLERVRNLCYMVSRREKLSRSLFKLREQVFYKQLGVLDEMRLEKQQPKQDEKQRPVMDLDAVIYANDGPTLYDRFYSSAVGQTVPAQYQDLKYILEQLMGKIQSGKQGRGRASQSPNKRKQPAKASPNKKLSNGALSSRTSSPEKPATSSSKVGPTFAKIRGSPPGKPPTGRRASKSSAAAATSAHNRNQSHPNIRSSASSHSSSGSSSSGNSSSANGSSSSDSSSGSESGSESGSSSAASGVSNRKSSSGRSHLKKQSYARTVEQRQKQRQRRQSEAATGASAASPDSRSGSSSTEDEVERRKSEQDPERGTRRGTVHSKPVPNKNQPTKSKPITNAGAGASARRKLSTTTRGLAQMDRDAEESLSSDESEELLPLRRERQRDTTTTSGLVPTGNSTTSRKMAQHIYSDSESSSSTQEKDPEEQATVESNVSDSQNQQTIRTKAAMKEFVPGTAATTAPTTQAAPSASKAKSTREGNNAKEGGNSTSTINSNSTKSKTNSNVKLPYPADLLVVPQRQAAKKASENMRSTNLATTLQPEASDKVREPETNSMNSTSAKNKLKDSGSRAAPETDKSSLEKVRQKEQPQKAGGKASENAPVERGKRGRPPKVAKDPRPLLPTSEKEKTPAPTQSPTKPPPAPAAPASTKSNFAVSLVPQRQAAKKAAEQLKSCKPASEPFLTGNDTAEKEPVTTATGPGTGASTSIITTPVKPTRRTSLKEAPSTPKEALSSRRRSKEDAAVTPIKTTTPVKRRVAAPNLSSSSSGDSDSSSSSSSSGSSSSSGASDSDSESQASDSGKTLNREPAQAPASVPELSSIVPKRSPRKSVDKPAASAVTVAPTTQPPATRSRQNSATKSPKRALQKPVATAQEDVLSIPKAQLLRGQGSLEESAKQVHLEQATKRATRGSKSRPPSPTVKSSPEKTTSRRKSRADDSPKKVANLEHEINQRKAASGKATSSLDKLLNKKQQQMNPSAPATPPSMSPTQPTSAIPTEKGQREPEEAPVHQTNLEAREQEPETAAEAGELPMDIDEELTTAPTRTQLSASASKLADIIDDERPPAAPLPASPTPTPTSNDELSDAGSDLSERRRMRWRSRRRRRRRSHEPDEEHTHHTQHLLNEMEMARELEEERKNELLANASKYSASTSSPAVTVIPPDPPEIIELDSNSANSGPDQQQILLQEQSLPAPLVMQSPTSEAVPTTIQQQLLPSHQPLTDQLPVEQLPPVLTEPIVDTILEMEDSKFANNFASSLASVLNPPNPGQMTLLGSSMERGKQISEEDSIQATRNLLEKLRKTKRKPQDDCCSKEAVDLLPPTPAIPSVFPFHNAADPEDIIHAQKEQQQQQQQQQPQTCIYGNSSGPNSVASLTIKDSPMTANSESYANSLTSTPNATPTNATMSNLGPGSGFQVNFSNSQQTPTLSLFLEKSPHQKGACPLPSNGGAGAGAPGATPDFVDLAAAAVKNTLGSFRGAAAVPAQSGAAGNNKISDYDDNTRMQSPFGRIQWNENDLIAERRSSSPSSVSESNDPPPPLAAAAAAAASAARTLAQHESCKNYFNNYASGNGGPSSAANAAAPFNHASMNGIDPMPMFNNTTASQHQQTTPTHQQQQQRTPNSQYNGGIYPQLAAMMHPQTTPTEASPSLYGNGTVGGVGVSVGVGSVQPATLAPPPQGTQYSGTPYSTAGLGMLPVQQDAIPPVRVQTTSATNHQFALTSPVDGKMPTYPSQLLSSCAEAGVASMMPPTPPVPVTAKESPSKRSGVSSASSSKKQSHKSPQLPQGKSPGKSPRQPPTPPAPVPIVALPPTKYDLQTHTLQGKPRQRAPRGSGGSGAQGRGRGRGRGRGRGAGAASGMAMVLPPPMTDYGSNTHIVNNLVGTPFEFNNEFDDMAGPGVENLQSLRDRRRSFELRTPRGQNKPSTTPTTAATTNPLLHPVLPGPVDMRTYNLGFEAPHSTASQEAYQNNLLGAFDSGTADQTLSEFNEEDERQFQSALRATGTGSSPSKQPSAPTAPVAVLAAPNPPPAANLLLHSTEANQMAPSAIAAGAATHLVEGTLVEASLEATSEEVSIDSDSTILHTKTSISDARSQLKLKIKSPLAYPDHYNVMTNSNSLTLSSTLVQASNVVQTTVSTSTVVSASSAVSGNSRRMRKKELLSLYVVQKDNHNDDSSCGLPAASDNLPLDNLLRKSAEEEDELSAGNGSKRFKKNSSSRELRALDSNLSLVEEQLFSSASGTGAGTSSGDGRRRSACSSGSNNDNNGKTGAASSAGKRRGRSKTLESSEDDHQAPKLKIKIRGLAANETPSGVLNAGEGQSYSYEMTRRACPPKKRLTSNYSTPTLEEIKRDSMIYRKKVMQDFDKGEDNNKREGLVKEEESLIMPQPPSKRPKSSKPKKDKKEKKRQKQQQLIQSSSTTTMTTTLIENTASASPGDKPKLILRFGKRKTETTTMSGCVEQPPAVETLAPAPLRFKIARNSSGGGYIIGTKADKKDEPIPENTSPVTELPLMTPRGEASPQSLLLNSFTPHSQNANASPALLGKDTGTPSPPCLVIDSSKSADVHDSTSLPESGVGAMGVPASLVGATTPLCVNVGNYENSNNSLPSASGTGSASSNSCNSNSNNNNNGSGGGPASGGGSLLPLKKDCEVR, from the exons ATGTCACAAAGAGGTAAGCGCGGTAatcagcaccaccaccagtCGCACCATCCGCCgccgctgcagcagcagcgcaaGGATGTTGAACCGCCACCCACCAAGCGGCGCAAAGGCAGGCCGCCCAATGGGGCGACTACGACTGGAGTGGAATCTGGAGCGGGGGCTGCAGTTGCGGGGTCAGAGCGGGTTCCAGTTTTACCTCTGAGCAACAGCAAGCATGAACAACAGGGGGAGCCGGAGCTTGAGGCGGGAGGTGGTGAAGGAAGAGTTGCGGCAGGCGCCGGCAGCACTAGCAAATCCAAGTCAACGAAGCTGGCCAAGTCGGCAAGCAAGTGCAAGTCGCAAGGGGCGAGTTCGAGCAGTTCCTGGCAGGCGCGCTCTGTGGCGGACATTAAGATGTCGAGCATCTACAATCGCAGCTCAACGGAAGCCCCAGCTGAACTTTACCG CAAGGATCTCATTAGCGCAATGAAATTGCCAGACTCTGAGCCGCTGGCCAACTACGAGTATTTAATAGTAACGGACCAATGGAAGCAGGAATGGGAAAAGGGCGTGCAAGTGCCCGTTAACCCGGACTCCCTTCCGGAGCCATGTGTTTACGTTCTGCCCGATCCTGTTGTGTCCCCAGCACACGACTTTAAGCT TCCGAAAAATCGCTATCTGCGCATAACCAAAGACGAGCACTACTCGCCGGATCTACATTACCTGACGAATGTTGTTGCCTTGGCGGAGAACACTTGTGCCTATGACATAGATCCCATTGACGAGGCCTGGCTGCGCCTTTACAACGGAGATCGTGCCCAGTGCGGTGCTTTTCCCATCAATGCGACGCAGTTCGAGCGCGTTATTGAGGAACTGGAG GTTCGTTGCTGGGAACAGATTCAAGTCATACTTAAACAGGAGGAAGGCTTGGGTATCGAATTCGATGAGAATGTCATCTGCGATGTTTGCCGGTCGCCCGACTCAGAGGAGGCCAACGAAATGGTATTCTGTGATAATTGCAATATCTGCGTACATCAGGCTTGTTACGGCATTACAGCGATTCCATCAG GCCAATGGCTATGTCGCACTTGCTCGATGGGAATCAAGCCGGACTGCGTGCTCTGTCCTAACAAGGGTGGCGCCATGAAGTCCAACAAGTCGGGCAAGCATTGGGCACACGTCTCCTGTGCCCTGTGGATACCGGAGGTCAGCATTGGGTGTGTGGACCGCATGGAACCCATTACGAAAATCTCAAGCATTCCTCAGTCACGCTGGTCCCTGATCTGTGTCCTCTGCCGCAAGCGCGTTGGCAGCTGCATCCAGTGCTCAGTGAAGCCATGCAAAACCGCCTACCATGTGACCTGCGCGTTCCAGCACGGCTTGGAAATGCGTGCAATCATTGAAGAGGGAAATGCTGAGGACGGCGTAAAGCTGCGCTCTTATTGTCAGAAACACAGCATGAGCAAGGGTAAGAAGGAGAGTGCTGGTAACCATGGCGGAGGCAGTGCCTCAGTTGCAAGTGCCATGCACAAAGCGAACAGGTACGGGTGCGGGGCAGGTGGGGCAGCAGACGATGTCAGTAACGCGTACGGGACAACTGGAGAGGATTGGCGCCGGCGGAAAAATCACCGAAAAACTGAGCTGACCTCCGAGGAGCGTAACCAAGCAAGGGCTCAGCGTCTTCAG GAGGTGGAGGCTGAGTTCGATATGCACGTGAACGTTAATGACATTAGTTGCCATCTCTTTGATGTCGACGACGATGCTATTGTTGCCATATACAACTATTGGAAGCTTAAGCGAAAGTCTCGACACAACCGCGAGCTAATCCCGCCCAAGTCCGAAGATGTGGAGATGATAGCTCGGaaacaggagcagcaggacATGGAAAACCATAAGCTGGTGGTTCACTTGCGACAGGACTTGGAGCGAGTTCGTAATCTTTGCTATATGGTCAGTCGAAGGGAGAAGCTTTCGCGCTCTCTCTTTAAGCTACGCGAGCAGGTCTTCTACAAGCAGCTTGGAGTGCTCGACGAGATGCGCCTTGAGAAACAGCAGCCGAAACAGGACGAAAAGCAACGGCCTGTAATGGATCTGGACGCAGTCATCTACGCCAATGATGGACCCACGTTGTATGACCGCTTCTACAGCTCGGCTGTAGGACAAACTGTGCCGGCACAGTACCAGGATTTGAAGTACATCCTTGAACAGCTGATGGGTAAGATACAGAGTGGTAAACAGGGACGTGGCCGTGCCTCTCAGTCTCCAAACAAGCGCAAGCAGCCGGCAAAAGCGTCGCCCAACAAAAAGCTCAGCAACGGCGCCCTTAGCTCCCGCACGTCTTCGCCTGAAAAGCCAGCAACGTCATCGAGTAAAGTGGGACCGACCTTCGCGAAGATACGGGGGTCTCCGCCCGGGAAGCCTCCTACAGGGAGGCGTGCCTCAAAGAGCAGCGCGGCGGCGGCGACGTCGGCCCACAACAGAAATCAATCGCACCCAAATATCCGGAGTAGCGCGTCCTCCCATTCGTCAAGCGGCAGTTCATCATCGGGTAATTCCAGCTCGGCGAATGGTAGCAGTAGTTCCGATAGTTCATCTGGAAGTGAATCGGGTAGTGAGAGCGGAAGCTCCAGCGCAGCCAGCGGAGTCTCCAACCGAAAGTCTTCTTCAGGAAGAAGCCACCTTAAGAAGCAGAGCTACGCCCGCACCGTTGAACAGCGGCAGAAACAGCGCCAGCGTCGCCAAAGTGAGGCAGCTACGGGTGCGTCTGCGGCGTCTCCGGATTCCAGGTCCGGGAGCAGCTCCACCGAAGACGAAGTCGAGCGTCGTAAAAGTGAGCAAGACCCGGAGCGCGGGACGAGACGTGGAACAGTCCACAGCAAACCGGTACCTAACAAGAACCAGCCAACTAAGTCAAAACCAATCACAAACGCAGGTGCTGGTGCATCAGCGAGAAGGAAACTGTCCACGACAACACGAGGCCTTGCCCAAATGGACAGAGATGCCGAGGAGAGCCTGTCGAGCGACGAAAGTGAAGAATTGCTGCCTCTGAGGCGCGAACGCCAGCGTGACACCACAACGACGTCTGGATTGGTACCGACTGGCAACTCGACCACGAGTCGAAAGATGGCTCAGCACATATATTCCGACTCGGAAAGCAGTTCTTCGACCCAGGAAAAAGACCCAGAGGAGCAGGCAACTGTGGAAAGCAACGTAAGTGATTCACAGAACCAGCAAACGATTCGGACGAAGGCGGCTATGAAAGAGTTTGTGCCTGGAACAGCCGCCACAACGGCCCCCACTACTCAAGCTGCGCCATCGGCTAGCAAGGCTAAGTCGACCAGGGAAGGAAATAACGCGAAGGAAGGAGGTAATAGTACCAGTACCATTAACAGCAACAGCACAAAGTCTAAAACGAATTCGAATGTCAAGTTGCCATATCCGGCGGACCTTCTGGTGGTGCCACAGCGTCAGGCAGCCAAGAAGGCGTCCGAGAACATGCGGTCCACGAATCTCGCCACAACGCTGCAGCCAGAAGCCTCTGACAAAGTCCGAGAGCCGGAAACTAACTCAATGAACTCAACGAGTGCCAAGAACAAGCTCAAGGACTCGGGCTCCCGAGCAGCGCCAGAAACGGATAAATCCAGTCTCGAAAAAGTCCGACAAAAAGAACAACCACAAAAAGCGGGTGGAAAGGCATCCGAAAACGCACCCGTGGAACGTGGGAAACGTGGAAGACCACCAAAGGTGGCGAAGGACCCCCGTCCACTTCTGCCCACGtcggaaaaagaaaaaactccGGCTCCCACGCAGTCTCCAACCAAACCCCCACCTGCCCCTGCTGCCCCTGCCTCAACCAAGTCAAACTTTGCCGTATCCTTGGTTCCCCAAAGGCAAGCGGCTAAGAAGGCAGCAGAACAGTTGAAGAGTTGCAAACCCGCTTCGGAACCTTTCCTAACTGGCAACGACACTGCGGAGAAGGAACCAGTGACGACAGCGACGGGACCTGGTACGGGAGCATCTACGTCAATTATCACCACGCCAGTAAAACCGACCCGACGGACCTCACTTAAGGAGGCACCAAGTACACCAAAGGAAGCCTTGAGTAGTAGAAGAAGATCGAAAGAAGATGCGGCAGTGACCCCTATAAAGACGACCACTCCCGTCAAGCGTCGCGTTGCAGCACCCAATCTTTCTAGTTCCAGTTCCGGCGACAGCGACAGCTCTAGCTCTTCCAGCAGCTCTGGAAGCAGTTCGAGCAGTGGCGCCAGCGACTCCGACAGCGAGTCCCAGGCCAGCGATTCGGGGAAGACGTTAAACAGAGAGCCTGCTCAGGCCCCTGCGTCAGTCCCTGAGTTGTCCTCCATTGTGCCAAAGCGTTCACCTCGCAAGTCTGTGGACAAGCCTGCAGCCTCAGCCGTTACGGTTGCACCAACAACGCAACCTCCAGCTACTCGGTCTCGTCAGAATTCTGCCACAAAATCGCCAAAGAGAGCATTGCAGAAGCCAGTAGCAACCGCTCAGGAGGATGTCTTAAGTATTCCCAAGGCACAGTTGCTTCGTGGTCAGGGGTCTTTGGAAGAAAGCGCAAAGCAAGTCCACTTAGAACAGGCCACCAAACGGGCGACCCGTGGCTCCAAATCGCGGCCTCCTTCGCCCACAGTCAAATCTTCTCCAGAAAAGACAACCTCCCGGCGCAAATCCCGAGCGGATGACTCGCCCAAGAAGGTAGCCAATCTGGAGCACGAAATTAACCAAAGGAAAGCAGCCAGTGGCAAGGCAACTAGTTCGCTGGACAAACTACTGAACAAAAAACAGCAGCAGATGAACCCTTCTGCACCAGCGACTCCACCATCAATGTCGCCGACGCAACCCACTTCCGCCATACCCACAGAGAAAGGTCAACGGGAACCCGAAGAGGCGCCTGTTCACCAGACCAACTTGGAAGCTCGAGAACAGGAGCCTGAGACTGCGGCAGAAGCTGGTGAACTGCCAATGGATATTGATGAAGAGCTGACCACCGCTCCAACGCGTACGCAACTGTCTGCTAGTGCCAGTAAACTAGCGGACATTATCGATGATGAGCGACCACCGGCTGCACCGCTCCCTGCTTCGCCCACTCCTACTCCTACCTCCAATGACGAGTTGTCCGACGCCGGAAGTGATCTCAGCGAACGACGGCGCATGCGCTGGCGGTCCAGGCGGAGAAGGAGAAGACGCAGCCACGAGCCAGACGAGGAGCACACGCATCACACTCAACACCTCCTTAACGAGATGGAAATGGCCAGGGAACTGGAGGAGGAGCGTAAGAATGAGCTGCTTGCGAATGCAAGTAAATACTCGGCGTCCACATCCTCTCCAGCAGTCACGGTGATTCCCCCTGATCCGCCGGAAATTATTGAACTCGACTCGAACTCTGCAAACTCTGGCCCAGACCAGCAGCAGATACTGCTGCAGGAGCAATCGTTGCCAGCTCCGCTTGTTATGCAGTCCCCTACGTCAGAGGCAGTTCCAACTACTAtacagcagcagctgctcccTTCGCATCAGCCACTAACCGATCAACTTCCTGTCGAGCAATTGCCGCCAGTTTTGACGGAGCCCATTGTTGACACCATTCTCGAGATGGAGGACAGTAAATTCGCAAACAACTTCGCGTCGAGCTTAGCGAGCGTGCTAAATCCACCCAATCCAGGGCAGATGACCCTACTGGGATCCAGCATGGAGAGGGGAAAGCAAATCAGTGAAGAGGATAGTATTCAAGCAACCAGAAATCTATTAGAAAAGCTACGCAAAACCAAGCGCAAGCCACAAGATGACTGTTGTTCTAAGGAGGCGGTCGATCTATTGCCTCCAACTCCAGCCATTCCCTCGGTATTTCCCTTCCATAATGCAGCGGACCCTGAGGATATTATTCACGCCCAGAAagaacagcagcaacagcaacaacaacagcaaccacaAACTTGTATTTATGGCAACTCATCTGGTCCAAACTCTGTGGCCTCATTGACCATTAAGGATTCACCCATGACAGCAAATAGTGAAAGCTATGCAAACAGCCTTACCAGCACTCCAAATGCCACACCCACAAATGCAACAATGAGCAATCTTGGACCCGGCAGTGGCTTCCAAGTAAACTTTTCGAACTCTCAGCAAACGCCAACGTTGAGCCTCTTCCTCGAAAAGTCACCCCACCAAAAAGGAGCTTGTCCGCTACCCAGCAATGGCGGAGCTGGTGCTGGAGCACCTGGAGCCACTCCCGACTTTGTGGACCTAGCAGCGGCGGCGGTGAAGAACACTCTCGGAAGCTTTCGCGGAGCAGCTGCCGTTCCCGCGCAATCCGGCGCGGCAGGCAACAACAAGATCAGCGACTACGACGATAACACTCGCATGCAGTCACCGTTCGGAAGGATTCAGTGGAACGAAAACGACCTTATTGCGGAGAGAAGGAGTAGCTCGCCCAGTTCAGTGTCGGAATCCAATGATCCTCCTCCGCCACTTGCCGccgcagcggcggcagcagcatcGGCGGCACGTACACTCGCCCAGCATGAAAGCTGTAAAAACTACTTTAACAACTATGCAAGTGGAAATGGAGGACCTAGCAGCGCTGCAAATGCTGCGGCGCCCTTTAACCATGCTTCAATGAACGGTATTGATCCCATGCCAATGTTTAACAACACAACTGCGTCGCAGCATCAACAGACAACGCCAacgcaccagcagcaacagcagaggACTCCAAATAGTCAGTACAATGGAGGGATCTATCCACAGCTTGCGGCCATGATGCACCCACAGACAACGCCGACGGAAGCGTCACCTAGCTTGTATGGCAACGGCACAGTTGGCGGCGTTGGAGTTAGTGTAGGTGTCGGTTCTGTACAGCCAGCGACACTAGCTCCGCCGCCTCAGGGCACGCAATACTCCGGGACACCTTATTCCACAGCCGGCCTGGGCATGCTTCCTGTACAGCAGGATGCGATTCCACCAGTTCGCGTTCAGACCACCTCAGCCACGAATCATCAATTCGCCCTGACATCACCGGTGGATGGAAAGATGCCGACTTATCCGAGTCAGCTGCTAAGCAGCTGTGCTGAAGCAGGCGTGGCCTCGATGATGCCACCGACGCCCCCGGTTCCAGTTACAGCCAAGGAGTCGCCGAGCAAAAGGAGCGGCGTCAGTAGTGCCAGTTCATCCAAAAAGCAGTCGCACAAATCACCTCAACTGCCGCAAGGAAAATCGCCAGGTAAATCTCCCCGGCAACCCCCAACTCCTCCTGCACCAGTTCCCATAGTGGCTTTGCCGCCAACCAAATACGACCTGCAGACACACACGTTGCAGGGCAAGCCACGCCAAAGAGCTCCGCGAGGAAGCGGCGGCTCTGGGGCACAGGGCAGAGGAAGAGGACGTGGAAGGGGCAGAGGACGCGGTGCCGGAGCTGCGAGTGGAATGGCAATGGTCCTGCCGCCGCCAATGACAGACTATGGCAGCAACACCCATATAGTTAACAATTTGGTCGGAACGCCCTTTGAGTTCAACAACGAGTTCGACGACATGGCAGGACCAGGTGTGGAGAATCTGCAATCGCTGAGGGACCGGCGTAGAAGCTTTGAGCTGCGAACGCCACGGGGGCAGAACAAGCCATCTACTACGCCAACTACCGCAGCAACCACCAATCCCCTTCTGCACCCAGTATTGCCGGGACCTGTGGACATGAGAACCTATAATCTTGGATTCGAAGCGCCCCACAGTACAGCCTCCCAAGAGGCTTACCAAAATAATCTGCTCGGTGCCTTCGACTCGGGAACCGCAGATCAAACTCTCAGCGAATTCAATGAAGAGGACGAACGCCAGTTTCAGTCGGCTCTTCGAGCTACTGGTACTGGATCCTCTCCCAGCAAACAACCCTCAGCGCCGACGGCACCAGTTGCAGTCCTAGCTGCGCCCAACCCGCCACCTGCAGCAAACCTCCTACTGCACTCCACTGAAGCAAACCAAATGGCACCCAGTGCGATTGCCGCTGGCGCTGCAACTCACCTGGTGGAAGGCACGCTGGTAGAGGCTTCTTTGGAGGCCACGTCTGAGGAGGTCTCAATCGACTCGGACAGCACAATACTGCACACCAAGACCTCGATCTCCGATGCCCGAAGTCAGCTGAAACTCAAGATTAAGAGCCCGCTGGCCTACCCGGATCACTATAACGTCATGACGAACAGCAACAGTCTGACTTTGTCCAGTACCCTAGTGCAGGCCTCTAATGTAGTGCAAACCACGGTGTCTACCTCAACGGTTGTGAGTGCGTCATCTGCCGTAAGCGGGAACTCGCGCCGCATGCGAAAGAAGGAACTGCTCAGTCTCTATGTGGTTCAGAAGGATAACCACAACGACGACAGCTCGTGCGGTCTGCCCGCCGCTTCCGACAACTTGCCGCTGGATAACCTGCTGCGAAAGTCGGCGGAGGAGGAAGATGAATTGTCGGCCGGCAATGGGTCGAAACGGTTCAAGAAGAACTCTAGCAGTAGGGAGCTGCGAGCTCTCGATTCGAACTTGTCCCTGGTGGAGGAGCAGCTGTTCTCCAGCGCTTCTGGAACGGGTGCGGGAACATCATCCGGCGACGGGAGACGGCGCAGCGCTTGCAGCTCTGGCAGTAACAACGACAACAATGGCAAGACGGGAGCTGCCAGCAGTGCAGGTAAGCGGCGAGGACGGAGCAAAACCCTTGAAAGCAGCGAGGACGACCACCAAGCACCCAAGCTGAAGATTAAAATCAGGGGATTGGCAGCGAATGAGACTCCTTCGGGTGTTTTAAATGCGGGCGAGGGCCAGAGCTACAGCTATGAGATGACCCGAAGGGCTTGCCCTCCTAAGAAACGTTTAACAAGCAACTACAGCACACCCACGCTGGAGGAGATCAAGAGGGACTCGATGATCTACCGCAAAAAGGTTATGCAGGACTTTGACAAGGGAGAGGACAACAATAAGCGGGAGGGCCTTGTCAAGGAAGAAGAGTCCCTCATAATGCCTCAGCCTCCCAGCAAGCGACCTAAGTCTTCCAAGCCCAAGAAGGACAAGAAGGAGAAGAAGCgccagaagcagcagcagctaatCCAGAGCAGCAGTACAACGACCATGACCACTACGTTGATTGAGAACACGGCCAGCGCATCGCCAGGAGACAAGCCAAAGCTGATCCTCCGTTTTGGAAAACGAAAAACGGAGACCACCACGATGAGCGGATGCGTGGAACAACCACCGGCAGTGGAGACACTTGCACCGGCACCCCTGCGCTTCAAAATAGCAAGAAACTCTTCAGGCGGCGGCTACATAATAGGTACGAAGGCGGACAAGAAGGACGAGCCAATACCGGAGAACACCTCCCCGGTAACGGAGCTGCCGCTGATGACGCCCCGAGGAGAGGCTTCTCCGCAGAGCTTGTTGCTCAACAGCTTCACCCCGCACTCCCAGAATGCCAACGCATCGCCCGCTCTGCTTGGCAAGGACACGGGCACCCCCTCGCCGCCTTGCCTGGTCATAGACTCCAGCAAGAGTGCCGACGTTCACGACTCCACATCTCTCCCCGAGAGCGGCGTGGGCGCCATGGGCGTGCCTGCGTCCCTTGTAGGCGCTACCACCCCTCTGTGTGTCAACGTCGGAAACTACGAGAACAGCAACAACTCACTGCCCTCGGCAAGTGGCACAGGATCGGCTTCCAGCAACTCTTGCAATAGCAACtcgaacaacaacaacaacggcagtGGAGGAGGACCCGCCAGCGGAGGGGGCAGTTTACTTCCATTGAAAAAAGACTGTGAGGTTAGATGA